Proteins from a genomic interval of Gossypium hirsutum isolate 1008001.06 chromosome A09, Gossypium_hirsutum_v2.1, whole genome shotgun sequence:
- the LOC107888958 gene encoding universal stress protein PHOS32: MAADRRVGIAVDFSPSSKNALKWAVDNVIRKGDHLILVAVRPEGHYDEGDQIQLWEATGSPLIPLSEFCDPIIMKRYGVKPDPETLDIVTTAARQTQIEVLMKIYWGDPREKLCEAIDTIPLSCIIVGNRGLGTLKRAIMGSVSNYVVNNGSCPVTVVKHHV, encoded by the exons ATGGCGGCTGATAGGAGAGTTGGGATTGCTGTTGATTTCTCTCCAAGCAGCAAGAATGCGTTGAAATGGGCTGTGGATAACGTTATCCGGAAAGGGGATCATCTTATCCTTGTTGCCGTTCGACCTGAAGGTCATTATGACGAAGGCGATCAGATACAGCTTTGGGAAGCCACCGGTTCAC CTTTAATCCCATTAAGTGAATTCTGTGATCCAATTATCATGAAGAGGTATGGAGTAAAGCCAGACCCTGAAACTTTGGATATTGTCACCACTGCTGCTAGGCAAACCCAA ATTGAGGTGCTGATGAAGATATACTGGGGTGATCCTCGTGAGAAGTTATGTGAGGCCATTGATACTATCCCTCTTAGCTGCATAATTGTAGGAAATAGAGGGCTTGGCACGCTTAAGAG gGCTATAATGGGCAGTGTAAGCAACTATGTAGTGAACAATGGCTCCTGTCCTGTTACTGTGGTGAAGCATCATGTTTAA